The DNA window TCTTTTTTAACTCGGGCAGTCTGGGCATAATCCGCTGAACCTTCAGCCACGTTCGATGCGGCATTTCAGGCCCTCCCGACACCACCGCTCCGTTGGGAAGAGATTTTGACACCCCGCCCCTGGGGCCGATAATCACATCGTCGCCAATCTCCAGGTGCCCGGAAATAGCCGCCTGCCCGGCCACGATCACATGCTTGCCGATGGTCGCACTGCCGGCAATACCGACCTGGGCCACCAGGATTGTATCTTCCCCCACCGTGACATTATGGGCGATATGAACCAGGTTGTCGGTCTTGACGCCCCGCTGGATCCAGGTCTTGCCGAAGGTTGCCCGGTCAATGGTATTGCCGGCGCCGATTTCAACGTCATCGTCGATCTGGACAATTCCGGTGTGCCTGATTTTTAGATACGTCCTTCCGTCCGGCGCATATCCAAAGCCATCGCTGCCGATGACCGTGCCGGCCTGAATGGTTACCCGGTTGCCGATGCGGCACCGTTCCAGAATGGTCACATTCGGAAACAGAATCACATCGTCTCCCATCACAACGTTGTCGCCGATCACGACGTTGGAATGGATGCTGACGCGATCCCCCAGGGTCACATTGTCCTGAATGACCGCAAAAGGCGCAACGGCAACATCCTTACCCATCACCACGTTGCTGCCGACATGGGACTGCGGATGAACGCCGGGTTTTTGTTTATTAGGAGGATAAAAAAATGTCAGCGCCCTTGCAAACGCCGCCTGAGGGTTTTTTGAAAAAATCAAGTTGATGACGGACGTTCCTTTAAAATCATGGGGAACAATAACGACGCCCGCCCCGCACACATCCATTTTTTTTAGGAATATGGCATCCCCGGCCCAGGTGACGTCATCGGCGCCGGCAGCCTCAAAGGGAGCAGCTCCCCGGATAATTTTGGCCCCATCGCCGCTGAATTTTCCCGCTACCATTTCAGACAGAGCAGCAAGTGTTATGGTCAT is part of the Desulfobacterales bacterium genome and encodes:
- the lpxD gene encoding UDP-3-O-(3-hydroxymyristoyl)glucosamine N-acyltransferase, translated to MVDRYSSEMTITLAALSEMVAGKFSGDGAKIIRGAAPFEAAGADDVTWAGDAIFLKKMDVCGAGVVIVPHDFKGTSVINLIFSKNPQAAFARALTFFYPPNKQKPGVHPQSHVGSNVVMGKDVAVAPFAVIQDNVTLGDRVSIHSNVVIGDNVVMGDDVILFPNVTILERCRIGNRVTIQAGTVIGSDGFGYAPDGRTYLKIRHTGIVQIDDDVEIGAGNTIDRATFGKTWIQRGVKTDNLVHIAHNVTVGEDTILVAQVGIAGSATIGKHVIVAGQAAISGHLEIGDDVIIGPRGGVSKSLPNGAVVSGGPEMPHRTWLKVQRIMPRLPELKKKIDELEKRLKELEKK